In Spirosoma aureum, a single genomic region encodes these proteins:
- a CDS encoding alpha/beta hydrolase, translating to MLFRFVILGLTLTILVGSIRSTVRAQSASRKPTMVIVHGAWGGSWAFKKVDSILTKRGYTVYRPSLTGQGERVNLASPDIGLTTHINDVVNTILYEDLHDIILVGHSYGGMVITGVADRVADRIRSLVYLDAILPNDGESVMSIQGDRGDFIKPMLKDGFIVPMWVKADQKPPKDVPQSLKTFTETISLKNPAARNLPARYILTVEAGKDPKTDDFALHADRAKQRGWPVSQLTSDHNPQWSAILPLVNALDQ from the coding sequence ATGCTTTTCAGATTCGTTATTTTGGGATTGACGCTGACCATATTGGTCGGGTCGATCAGATCAACTGTACGGGCGCAATCTGCATCCCGTAAACCCACCATGGTTATTGTGCATGGGGCCTGGGGTGGCAGTTGGGCGTTTAAAAAAGTTGACTCAATTCTTACTAAGCGTGGCTATACAGTATATCGTCCGTCGCTCACCGGCCAGGGAGAACGAGTGAATCTGGCTTCACCTGACATAGGTCTGACGACGCACATAAACGATGTTGTGAACACGATTTTGTACGAAGATTTGCATGATATTATCCTCGTGGGCCATAGTTATGGGGGTATGGTCATTACGGGCGTTGCCGATCGGGTTGCCGACCGAATCCGAAGTTTGGTTTATCTGGATGCAATTCTGCCCAATGATGGTGAAAGTGTGATGAGTATTCAGGGAGATCGGGGTGATTTTATTAAACCGATGTTGAAAGATGGCTTTATTGTGCCGATGTGGGTGAAAGCCGATCAGAAACCCCCTAAAGATGTTCCGCAATCACTGAAAACTTTTACCGAAACGATTTCCCTGAAAAATCCTGCTGCCCGAAATCTTCCTGCCCGATATATTCTAACCGTAGAAGCAGGTAAAGATCCTAAGACTGATGATTTTGCGTTACACGCCGACCGGGCAAAGCAACGTGGATGGCCCGTTTCGCAGTTAACATCTGATCATAATCCGCAATGGTCGGCAATTCTTCCACTTGTTAATGCGCTGGATCAGTAA
- a CDS encoding cob(I)yrinic acid a,c-diamide adenosyltransferase, producing the protein MKIYTKTGDKGQTGLIGGRRVSKADLRIDAYGTVDELNSWIGLVRDQPVNISQKDLLKEIQDRLFTVGAELATDPEKAVKRAMPAIIADDVAVLEQAMDLMDAELPELRAFVLPGGHESVSFCHLARTVCRRAERLVIALNDESPVDDLVLQYLNRLSDYLFVLSRKMAQELEAEEVVWKPRT; encoded by the coding sequence ATGAAGATTTACACAAAAACGGGCGATAAAGGTCAGACCGGCCTGATTGGAGGGCGTCGGGTGAGCAAGGCCGATTTACGCATTGATGCGTACGGCACAGTCGATGAACTGAACTCCTGGATTGGCCTGGTACGCGATCAGCCGGTCAATATCAGCCAAAAAGATTTATTGAAAGAAATTCAGGACCGGCTTTTTACGGTTGGAGCCGAACTGGCTACAGATCCGGAAAAAGCAGTAAAGCGAGCCATGCCTGCCATTATTGCTGACGATGTTGCTGTGCTTGAGCAGGCAATGGATTTGATGGATGCTGAATTGCCGGAACTACGGGCGTTCGTTTTACCGGGCGGGCATGAATCGGTGTCGTTCTGCCACCTGGCCCGAACCGTTTGCCGTCGGGCCGAACGATTGGTTATTGCGTTAAATGACGAATCGCCAGTAGATGATTTGGTATTGCAATACCTTAACCGACTGTCTGACTATCTGTTTGTGCTCAGCCGCAAAATGGCACAGGAATTGGAGGCTGAAGAGGTTGTCTGGAAACCCAGAACATGA
- a CDS encoding S-adenosylmethionine:tRNA ribosyltransferase-isomerase, whose protein sequence is MTEHKELLLSQFQYDLPDDRIARFPLPQRDASKLLVYRKGQIRHERFASLPDLLPADSFLVFNNTKVIPARLHFTKPTGALIELFLLNPFARNSKEGTLPISLAMEATGEAIWQGMVGNRKRWRPGEVLEMTLETPGESVVLSASWYDYEQSAVQLRWQPVEFTFAQIIQYAGEIPLPPYLKRDVTDADRDTYQTVYSKQEGAVAAPTAGLHFTTGVFDQLTKRRIEHDYLTLHVGAGTFQPIKTDDVLQHHMHTEQVVYSQTNLRNLLGHLDSVIAVGTTSMRALESLYWMGAKLLANDPEPFSLNQHYAYQLTPGQQPSTEQALQEVLNYLTNTGQETIVAHTGIYITPGYRFKLCKGIVTNFHQPGSTLILLIAALIGDDWKQVYKEALVNDYRFLSYGDSSLLLP, encoded by the coding sequence ATGACTGAACACAAAGAACTACTGCTGAGCCAGTTTCAGTACGATCTTCCCGACGATCGTATAGCGCGTTTTCCGTTACCTCAGCGCGATGCATCGAAACTTCTCGTTTATCGTAAAGGGCAGATCAGACACGAACGGTTTGCCAGCCTGCCTGATTTACTACCTGCGGATAGCTTTCTTGTGTTCAATAATACAAAGGTCATTCCGGCGCGGCTGCATTTTACGAAACCCACCGGTGCGCTCATCGAGCTTTTTTTGCTGAACCCATTCGCGAGAAATTCCAAAGAAGGGACACTACCCATTAGTCTGGCAATGGAAGCGACTGGTGAGGCTATCTGGCAGGGAATGGTCGGCAACCGGAAACGCTGGCGACCTGGCGAAGTACTCGAAATGACGCTTGAAACGCCAGGAGAAAGTGTAGTACTTTCTGCCAGTTGGTATGATTACGAGCAGTCGGCTGTTCAACTGCGTTGGCAACCTGTCGAGTTTACATTTGCCCAAATTATTCAGTATGCGGGTGAAATTCCGTTACCACCCTATCTGAAACGCGATGTGACCGACGCTGATCGGGATACATACCAAACCGTATACTCAAAGCAGGAGGGGGCTGTCGCTGCGCCAACCGCCGGATTGCATTTCACGACTGGTGTATTCGACCAACTGACCAAACGCCGTATTGAGCATGACTACCTGACATTGCACGTGGGAGCGGGCACCTTCCAGCCAATCAAAACAGATGATGTTCTTCAGCATCACATGCACACGGAGCAGGTTGTATATTCCCAGACGAATCTACGAAACCTGTTAGGGCATCTCGATTCGGTGATTGCTGTCGGTACGACCTCAATGAGAGCTCTGGAGAGTTTATACTGGATGGGCGCAAAATTGTTGGCCAACGATCCCGAACCGTTTTCCCTAAACCAGCATTATGCTTATCAGCTTACGCCAGGTCAGCAGCCATCCACTGAGCAGGCACTTCAGGAGGTGCTAAACTACCTGACTAATACAGGCCAGGAAACGATTGTTGCCCATACCGGTATCTACATCACCCCTGGCTACAGGTTCAAACTGTGCAAAGGAATCGTCACGAATTTCCATCAGCCGGGCTCGACACTGATTCTGCTTATAGCCGCACTGATTGGGGATGACTGGAAACAGGTATATAAGGAAGCACTTGTCAACGACTATCGATTCCTGAGTTATGGCGACTCGTCGTTGCTTTTGCCGTAA
- a CDS encoding xanthine dehydrogenase family protein molybdopterin-binding subunit: MQTVSQSSRRSFLKIATAAGGGLLLGFNWAESEAVASAVVDATASVPTAFAGGADFNSYLSINPQGIITIFSPNPEVGQGIKTAFPIIVAEELDADWKKVVVEQAPLDTKKFERQVAGGSGSIPHSWQRLRKAGATARQMLVLAASKRWNVPASECSTENGFVLHTGSNRRLSYGDLASEASQITVPTDVKLKEIKDFKLIGSTVKNVDNPKIITGKPLFGLDFYREGMLFAMLQRPAFGYKLKSVDSKAAKSMSGIVDVVTFDNNVAVVGKSTWQVKKAKDALKIEWEKADVLESTADHNRLFKEMLDSSNATVRRKDGDVETAFKNAAKVVKAEYQCPFLPHNPLEPMNFFAHVREDGAELVGPTQTPELARNETAKLLGISPDKVSVELTRMGGGFGRRLKADYVIEAVQVSKLVKAPVKVIWTREDDMTGGSYRPAVRYRFEAALDAQGNMVGYKLRGASINAGNATREDNFPSGAVDNLLIDSVDHKSPITTGPWRAPITNFLAFAEQSFIDEVAQAAGKDPVQFRLELLDKAKQKPVGAIKYDIDRMKGVIELAAEKSGWGKKKGADGKPVAQGFSVYFSHRSYVAQVGEVVMQKGKPVLQKVYSAADCGVVVNQSGAQQQVRGCVVDGIGHAMYGNITFKDGVPEQKNFNEFRLIRLNEIPEVEVHFVQNEIEPTGLGEPSLPPAGGAIANALYKATGKRLRSQPFAQQEEFKGVS; this comes from the coding sequence ATGCAGACTGTATCACAATCAAGCCGTAGAAGCTTTCTGAAAATAGCAACGGCAGCCGGAGGAGGTCTGTTGTTGGGCTTTAATTGGGCCGAGTCTGAAGCTGTAGCATCGGCAGTAGTTGACGCGACGGCTTCAGTACCCACAGCATTCGCTGGGGGAGCTGACTTTAACAGTTACCTGTCTATTAATCCACAAGGTATTATTACCATATTTTCCCCTAATCCTGAAGTCGGACAGGGTATCAAGACGGCTTTCCCAATAATTGTTGCCGAAGAGTTAGATGCTGACTGGAAGAAAGTTGTAGTTGAACAAGCTCCGCTGGATACTAAAAAGTTTGAACGCCAGGTAGCTGGCGGTAGCGGTTCTATTCCGCATTCTTGGCAGCGATTACGGAAAGCTGGTGCTACTGCACGACAAATGCTCGTGCTGGCAGCTTCGAAACGTTGGAATGTTCCGGCCTCAGAATGCTCAACCGAGAATGGATTTGTTTTGCATACGGGTAGTAATCGTAGGCTTAGTTATGGCGATTTGGCCAGCGAAGCCTCCCAAATAACTGTTCCTACTGATGTTAAGCTAAAAGAGATTAAGGATTTTAAACTGATTGGCAGCACCGTAAAGAATGTCGACAATCCAAAAATTATTACAGGAAAGCCCCTTTTTGGATTAGATTTCTATCGCGAAGGAATGTTGTTTGCCATGCTGCAACGTCCGGCGTTTGGCTATAAATTGAAATCCGTAGATTCGAAGGCTGCCAAGTCGATGTCTGGTATTGTGGATGTCGTGACTTTCGATAATAATGTAGCAGTAGTTGGTAAATCGACCTGGCAGGTTAAGAAGGCGAAAGATGCGCTCAAGATCGAGTGGGAAAAAGCGGATGTGCTGGAAAGCACGGCCGACCATAATCGCCTTTTTAAAGAAATGCTGGATAGTTCGAACGCTACCGTTCGGCGTAAAGACGGTGATGTAGAAACAGCGTTTAAGAATGCGGCTAAGGTTGTAAAGGCAGAATACCAATGCCCGTTCTTACCACATAATCCGCTGGAACCGATGAATTTCTTTGCCCATGTTCGTGAAGATGGTGCAGAATTGGTTGGCCCAACACAAACTCCCGAATTAGCCCGTAACGAAACCGCCAAATTACTTGGCATTTCACCCGACAAAGTGAGTGTTGAATTGACGCGCATGGGCGGAGGGTTTGGCCGTCGGTTGAAAGCCGATTATGTAATCGAAGCTGTGCAGGTTTCGAAACTTGTTAAGGCACCCGTTAAAGTTATCTGGACGCGTGAGGACGATATGACGGGTGGAAGTTATCGGCCCGCTGTTCGTTACCGTTTCGAAGCGGCTCTCGATGCGCAGGGAAACATGGTTGGTTACAAACTTCGGGGGGCCAGTATAAATGCAGGAAACGCAACCCGCGAAGATAATTTTCCCTCTGGTGCTGTCGATAACCTGCTGATTGATAGTGTAGACCACAAATCCCCGATTACAACTGGACCGTGGCGGGCACCCATTACGAACTTCCTGGCGTTCGCCGAACAGTCGTTTATTGACGAAGTAGCGCAGGCTGCGGGTAAAGATCCTGTACAGTTCAGGCTGGAATTGCTCGATAAAGCCAAGCAGAAACCAGTTGGTGCTATAAAATACGACATTGACCGAATGAAAGGGGTTATTGAGTTAGCCGCTGAAAAATCGGGCTGGGGCAAGAAGAAGGGAGCTGATGGGAAACCAGTCGCCCAGGGATTCAGCGTTTATTTTTCGCACCGCTCTTATGTGGCTCAAGTCGGTGAAGTCGTGATGCAGAAGGGTAAACCCGTTTTGCAGAAAGTATATTCGGCTGCTGACTGTGGTGTCGTTGTTAACCAGAGCGGTGCACAACAGCAGGTGCGCGGCTGCGTCGTTGATGGTATTGGCCACGCGATGTATGGAAATATTACGTTCAAGGACGGTGTTCCTGAACAGAAAAATTTCAATGAATTTCGGCTTATTCGGCTTAATGAAATTCCAGAGGTAGAAGTGCATTTTGTCCAGAATGAGATTGAGCCGACTGGTCTGGGTGAACCTTCATTGCCGCCAGCGGGGGGCGCTATTGCCAATGCCCTTTATAAAGCTACTGGCAAACGATTGCGGAGCCAGCCGTTTGCGCAGCAGGAAGAATTTAAAGGCGTTTCTTAA
- a CDS encoding (2Fe-2S)-binding protein translates to MAIFKLQVNGRSYQADVDPDTPLLWVLRDSLGLVGTKYGCGIAQCGACTVHVDGEATRSCVLPVSSIGKAKVTTIEGLSANGDHPVQKAWNEVDVAQCGYCQAGQIMTAAALLKRNPKPTQAQIDDTMTGNLCRCGTYHRIREAVKLAAASTPSTKPAKTK, encoded by the coding sequence ATGGCTATCTTCAAACTACAAGTCAATGGACGGAGTTATCAGGCCGATGTTGATCCCGATACTCCTTTATTATGGGTATTACGCGATTCTCTTGGGCTGGTCGGCACTAAATATGGATGCGGAATTGCCCAATGTGGTGCCTGTACTGTTCATGTGGACGGTGAAGCAACTCGTTCCTGTGTACTCCCTGTTTCTTCTATAGGAAAAGCAAAGGTTACGACGATTGAAGGCTTATCCGCCAATGGTGACCATCCGGTTCAAAAGGCGTGGAATGAAGTAGATGTCGCGCAGTGTGGTTATTGTCAGGCTGGTCAGATTATGACGGCGGCAGCCCTACTCAAGCGTAATCCAAAACCAACGCAAGCCCAGATTGATGATACAATGACCGGTAATCTTTGCCGGTGTGGAACCTATCACCGCATACGCGAAGCGGTGAAATTAGCGGCAGCCTCTACTCCCTCCACTAAACCTGCAAAAACCAAATAG
- a CDS encoding antibiotic biosynthesis monooxygenase family protein encodes MYARVIQFPLKAESISEAVDYFRDSVGPALKNLEGFKNSRMLTNSETNRGLMVTLWESEAHRQAAETSGFLQDVLKHMGSYFDGKPTVDYYEVSVQV; translated from the coding sequence ATGTACGCCCGCGTTATCCAATTCCCATTGAAGGCTGAAAGTATTAGTGAAGCAGTAGATTATTTCCGGGACTCAGTAGGGCCCGCCTTAAAAAATCTTGAGGGCTTTAAAAATAGCCGAATGCTAACGAATTCGGAGACGAATAGAGGACTTATGGTCACGTTATGGGAGTCGGAAGCGCATCGGCAGGCCGCCGAAACAAGTGGATTTCTTCAGGATGTTCTAAAACACATGGGTAGCTATTTTGATGGTAAACCCACGGTCGATTATTATGAAGTAAGTGTGCAGGTCTAG
- the tyrS gene encoding tyrosine--tRNA ligase produces the protein MNFIEELRWRGMLNDMTPGTEEQLQKEMTAGYIGFDPTATSLHIGNLATVMLLVHLQRAGHKPFALVGGATGMIGDPSGKAAEREFLSEETLRRNQEGIRVQLSKFLDFESGTNSAEMVNNYDWFKEISFLGFLREAGKHITVNYMMAKDSVKKRLETGISFTEFSYQLLQGYDFYWLYKNKNVRLQMGGSDQWGNITTGTELIRRKEGGTTSHSEEHLAYALTTPLVTKADGTKFGKSESGNVWLDPALTSPYQFYQFWLNTTDADCPRLIRVFTLLTREEIEELEIQHAEAPHLRILQKAIAKDVTIRIHSQAGYDLAVKASEVLYGKATLEMLRSIQADEFDVIFEGVPQTEITADELANSKDITDLLSVASRGEVYASKGEARRAITQNAVSINKTKVSDPAASVALEWLQDRYVLISKGKKNHLLKKV, from the coding sequence ATGAACTTTATCGAAGAACTCCGCTGGCGGGGTATGTTGAACGACATGACCCCCGGCACTGAAGAACAACTCCAGAAAGAAATGACGGCAGGCTATATCGGTTTTGATCCAACAGCCACGTCGCTCCATATCGGGAATCTTGCTACCGTAATGCTCCTTGTGCATCTTCAGCGGGCAGGTCACAAACCCTTTGCGCTGGTTGGTGGAGCCACCGGTATGATTGGCGATCCATCGGGTAAAGCTGCCGAACGCGAGTTTTTATCTGAAGAGACGTTACGCCGAAATCAGGAAGGAATACGGGTGCAATTGAGCAAGTTTCTTGATTTCGAAAGCGGAACCAATTCTGCTGAAATGGTTAACAATTACGACTGGTTCAAGGAAATTTCGTTTTTAGGATTCCTCCGCGAAGCAGGAAAACATATTACCGTCAATTACATGATGGCAAAGGACTCGGTTAAGAAGCGGCTCGAAACAGGGATCTCTTTTACTGAATTTTCTTACCAGCTATTACAGGGGTACGATTTTTACTGGTTATATAAGAATAAGAATGTTCGTCTACAAATGGGAGGTTCTGACCAATGGGGAAACATAACCACGGGCACAGAACTAATTCGTAGAAAAGAAGGTGGCACAACAAGTCATTCGGAGGAGCATCTGGCGTATGCATTGACCACACCCTTGGTAACCAAAGCTGATGGTACTAAATTCGGGAAGTCAGAGAGCGGTAATGTCTGGCTTGACCCAGCCTTAACTTCACCTTACCAGTTCTACCAGTTTTGGCTGAATACAACGGATGCCGATTGTCCGCGTCTGATTCGCGTCTTTACGCTTCTCACGCGCGAAGAAATCGAAGAGCTGGAAATTCAGCATGCAGAAGCACCACATTTACGAATCCTGCAAAAAGCGATTGCAAAGGACGTAACCATCCGTATTCATTCGCAGGCTGGATATGATTTGGCCGTGAAGGCCTCCGAAGTGTTGTATGGCAAGGCAACACTCGAAATGCTTCGATCCATCCAGGCCGACGAGTTCGATGTTATTTTTGAAGGTGTTCCTCAGACAGAAATAACTGCTGATGAATTAGCCAATAGTAAAGACATTACCGATTTACTATCAGTTGCCAGTAGAGGAGAAGTATATGCATCAAAAGGTGAAGCACGGCGGGCGATCACACAAAATGCAGTCAGTATCAATAAAACGAAAGTGTCTGATCCAGCTGCTTCCGTTGCGTTAGAATGGCTCCAGGACCGCTACGTTTTGATTTCAAAAGGGAAAAAGAATCACCTTCTGAAAAAAGTTTAA